Proteins encoded in a region of the Ziziphus jujuba cultivar Dongzao chromosome 3, ASM3175591v1 genome:
- the LOC125423599 gene encoding ferredoxin-thioredoxin reductase subunit A1, chloroplastic has translation MSRATVGLLSSATAAATTATSSFSRSTFGFGVTNSPPTPSTSSTSSSSCSSFSSLTVSFLPRNSLLSTTTTRRTPRIRCEVAIKSDSNTSSDLSTPSPPSSTTEDAGDGGAKIGAKVRVKVPLKVHHVPRVPEVDLSGKEGVLKHYVGVWKGKRISANLPYKVEFFIEVEGRGPVKFFAHLKEDEFEYI, from the coding sequence ATGAGTAGAGCAACGGTTGGGTTACTGAGCTCGGCAACAGCCGCAGCAACCACCGCCACGTCATCCTTCAGTCGTAGCACTTTCGGTTTCGGCGTCACAAACTCACCGCCAACTCCTTCTACGTCGTCaacgtcttcttcttcttgttcttctttctcCTCCTTAACGGTGTCGTTTTTGCCTCGCAATTCTTTATTGTCGACCACCACCACCAGAAGAACGCCTCGTATTCGCTGCGAGGTGGCTATCAAGTCCGACTCCAACACCTCCTCCGATTTGTCGACGCCGTCGCCGCCGTCCTCCACCACCGAAGACGCTGGCGATGGAGGAGCCAAGATCGGAGCTAAGGTTAGAGTGAAGGTCCCGCTGAAGGTCCACCATGTTCCGAGAGTTCCGGAGGTAGATCTCTCAGGGAAAGAAGGTGTGCTGAAGCATTACGTTGGGGTTTGGAAAGGCAAGCGAATCTCCGCCAATTTGCCTTACAAAGTGGAGTTTTTCATCGAAGTTGAAGGTCGTGGACCGGTCAAGTTCTTTGCCCATCTCAAGGAAGATGAATTCGAGTATATttag